One segment of Agrococcus sp. ProA11 DNA contains the following:
- a CDS encoding IS3 family transposase (programmed frameshift), whose product MPKQIPEETKQRAIRLVLDHLDEYPNLTTACETVSKRLGFGAESLRRWVRQAQIDAGERQGASTSESERVRRLERENRELREANAILRDAGGFLRRGTRPPTPLIVGFIDEQRAKGRAVESICQVLREQGVEVAARTYRAWKRAQPSNRAVDDAVVIDALLATVGTPEGMYGRRKMTTHLRRAGHDVSQRRVDRLMRDLGLNGRVRGRGVRTTVPDRNAERAPDLLERDFTAPAPNQRWVADFTYVRTWAGFAYVSFVIDCFSRAIVGWQAATTKTTPLVTTALRMGLWRRDRAGRPALDGLVHHSDAGSQFTSVSFAETLALEGIAASIGSIGDAYDNALAESTIGLFKTEAIRDDSPFRTGPLKQLEDVEWVTAEWVDWYNARRLHSTLGDVPPEEFEAAYYADLETPSHPVLAPA is encoded by the exons ATGCCGAAGCAGATCCCGGAGGAGACGAAGCAGCGAGCGATCCGGCTCGTGCTCGACCATCTCGATGAGTACCCGAACCTGACGACCGCGTGCGAGACGGTCTCGAAACGGCTCGGCTTCGGGGCCGAGTCGCTGCGCCGATGGGTGCGGCAGGCTCAGATCGACGCCGGCGAACGGCAGGGCGCCTCGACGAGCGAGTCGGAGCGGGTGCGGCGGCTTGAGCGGGAGAACCGTGAGCTGCGTGAGGCGAACGCGATCCTGCGCGACGCGG GCGGTTTTCTTCGCCGGGGAACTCGACCCCCGACGCCGCTGATCGTCGGCTTCATCGACGAGCAGCGAGCCAAGGGCCGCGCGGTCGAGTCGATCTGCCAGGTCCTGCGGGAGCAGGGTGTGGAGGTCGCCGCGCGAACCTACCGGGCGTGGAAGCGCGCCCAGCCCAGCAACCGCGCTGTGGATGACGCGGTGGTGATCGACGCGCTGCTGGCGACGGTCGGCACGCCGGAGGGCATGTACGGGCGGCGGAAGATGACCACGCATCTGCGACGTGCCGGCCACGACGTGTCCCAGCGGCGGGTGGACCGGCTGATGCGGGATCTCGGCCTCAACGGCCGGGTGCGCGGGCGTGGCGTGCGCACGACCGTCCCGGATCGGAACGCCGAGCGCGCACCGGATCTGCTCGAGCGGGACTTCACCGCGCCCGCGCCGAACCAGCGCTGGGTGGCGGACTTCACCTACGTGCGCACCTGGGCCGGGTTCGCGTACGTGTCGTTCGTGATCGACTGCTTCTCACGCGCGATCGTCGGCTGGCAGGCCGCGACCACGAAGACGACACCGTTGGTGACCACGGCGCTGCGGATGGGCCTGTGGCGGCGCGACCGAGCCGGCCGCCCGGCGCTCGACGGACTGGTCCATCACAGCGATGCCGGGTCTCAATTCACGTCCGTGAGCTTCGCCGAGACGCTCGCCCTGGAGGGCATCGCTGCGTCGATCGGCTCGATCGGCGACGCGTATGACAATGCTCTCGCCGAGTCGACGATCGGGCTGTTCAAGACCGAAGCGATTCGCGACGACTCGCCCTTCCGGACCGGTCCGCTCAAGCAGCTGGAGGACGTCGAATGGGTCACCGCTGAATGGGTCGACTGGTACAACGCCAGGCGCCTGCATTCCACCCTCGGCGACGTCCCTCCCGAGGAGTTCGAGGCCGCGTACTACGCTGACCTCGAAACGCCATCACACCCGGTGCTGGCACCCGCATAG